A segment of the Pseudomonadota bacterium genome:
GAAAATCGGCGCCGTCGATCGCCATTTGTATCGCGATGACACGGTCGGCCAAGCGGCGCATGCGGCTCGGGTCCATAGCGCCACTGATGATTTCGGCGAACACGGCGAGGCCTTCTTGCGTGCGTGTGGTGCCGGGATGCCCCGCCGCCAGCAGGGGCATTCGCTTCTGCTCATGGCCATTCAGGGTGGTCCCGATATGGACGAAGGCCTCGTGCTGAATCAGTTGCGCGCAGTCTCGGTCGGAAAACACCGCATCGCTGCGAAATCGGATATAGCGTCCTCCGGCGATGGCTTTCGCGGATAGATGATCCATGATCTCAAGGCGCGGCGCGGCAGCGCCAAAATGCGCGACGACTTGAGGGCGGATTTGTTCGACCAGTTCGGTTGCGCTGTATTCTATGGGCGATTCGTCGAGGTGGAGGTCCTGATGCTTGAAGCCGGCCAGCACACCGTCGAGCGCCTGGGCGAGATCGATGGGACGGGTAACTTTATCCACCATGGCCGCATTCGGCGCGCCGTACAGCTCGGCCGACAATTCGAAAAATTCTTTCGTTCCGACGGCACCGACCATATTTGCACCGGTATCGACCACATCGGCGACCCTCGATAGCCAGTGATGGACGGGCGAGGAACCATCGATCAAGGCGCGGGCGGCGCGAGTGCGCTCGTGTGTTTCATCGGGGCGAATCTGGGTATACGTTACCTGTGGCAGGGCGCATGCTCTTTTCGCCATGAACGCTTCGTAAGCGTCTTCAGGCCATGCCACGCTGCGCAACATGCGCACCGGGCGTTCAGCTTCGCGCAAGGCAGCGGCTGCTTCGATTATTCGATCGCGCTCTCGTGAGCTAAATTCGGCGGTGGCGTTCAAGAACCTGGCTCCTTATGGTTTATCGTTTGTCGATCCCGGTAGGCTTAGAGGATACATATTGACCGCAGGCGAAGCGGCCGGTCGAGAGAATTGTGGAGATTCGCGATGAAATTTCTTTCTGGCGCGGCACGCGACAAGGGATAGGAAAAACGTGACTCAGACATCACCAAACGCCGTGAATCTTCTCGGCGAATTCGAAAATGTAACGGAATATTGGTCACCGCAAATCGTCGGGCAGGTCAATGACCAGTACGTCAAGATAGCCAAAGCCAAAGGAGTGCTGGCGTGGCACAAGCATGATGAGGAGGACGAGCTTTTCTACATCTGCAAAGGCAGCCTCAAGATCGAGTACGAAGATTCGGAGGTTATCCTCAACGAAGGCGACTTCCATATCGTACCGAAAGGGAAAATGCATAATCCCGTGGCGGAATCGGAATGCTGGATCATGTTGATCGAAACGGTAACGGCAGCGCATACTGGCGATGTCGTGATAGAGCGGACCAAATCCATCGCGGCGCAGCGCAAGCGGCGCTAAACGACGAACCCCCTGGATGGGCGACCGCCTGATTCGGGGTCAAGAACAGACCCAAAGTGCCGGAAAGTTCGGCAATATGTCTATTTCAGCCCTTACAAATTGGAGAATTTAATGCCCGAATACATTCCCTCACCCATTGATTGGGTGCGCGAACAGATAAAACTTTATGAAAGCAGCGGCGGTACCGAAGGCACCACATTGAAGGATACAGGATTGCCCTGCATCGTCATCACGCATAAGGGCAATAAGACCGGTGGCGTGCGCAAAATCGCATTGATGACGGTTAAGGTTGGCGATGGCTATGTGCTGATTGGCTCGAACGGCGGCGCGCCTACGCATCCGGTGTGGATTTATAATTTTAGGGCCAATCCGGACGTGGAAATACGGGATAAGACCAAGGTCCAAAAGATGCGGCTTCGCGAGGTTCACGATGATCCGGAACGCGAGAAGTTATGGCAGGCCGGTGTGAAGGCATTCCCCCCCTACGAAGAATACAAAGCAAAAACGTCGCGTAAAATCGCGGTCTTTATTGCCGAACCAATTTGAGCTGACCGACTGCGGCAGCCGCACGCCCAAGATTGTGAGGCGTGCGGCTGTGACCGCATGGGTAAAGAGAATTCGGCGAAGGGAATTTGGTGATGGGTAGGCTCGAAGATCGGGTGATCATCGTAACCGGTGCGGGTGCCAGCGGTGAAGGCATCGGCAACGGCAAGGCATGTGCAATTCACTATGCCCGCGAGGGTGCACGGGTCGTCGCGGTCGACATCAATAAAAGCGCCGTGGAGGAGACGGCGAATATCATCACCGAGGAAGGCAATTCAGTTCTAACCATATTGTGCGATGTCACCGATAATAGCTCGGTATCGGCGATGGTTGCGGCCTGCCTAAAAATCTATGGCCGGATTGATGTTCTGCACAATAATGTTGGCATTCTGGATGTTAACGGGCCGGTATCACTGCCCGAAGCGATGTGGGACAAAATTATCGATACCAACGTCAAGAGCATGTTTCTCACGTGCAAACATGTCTTGCCGGTGATGGAAAAACAGGGCAAGGGCGCGATTGTGAACATCTCCTCGGTCGCGGGAATCCGTTATTGGGGAACGCCGGCAATCGCCTACGACACGTCGAAAGCAGCGATCCTGCAATTTACCCGCACCGTGGCGCTTGAATATGCCGCCAAGGGAATCCGCGCGAACTCAATTTTGCCCGGCGTTATCGATACGCCGTTGATCAACGCGTCGCTTGAGGAGATCAATGACCCGGCTGAAGTTGAACGTATCCGCCAAGAGCGCCATGCCATGATTCCGATCGGGCGCATGGGCGATCCGTTTGAGATTGCCAAGGCAGCGGCTTTTCTGGCCTCCGACGATGCAAGCTATATCACCGGGACGGAATTGATCGTAGATGGCGGGCTGACGAGCACCTGCATCCCTACTTGGTAGGGGCGGCGACGCGGGGCGACGCGGCGCGGCCGTTCAAGCTATTTGATTTGGCGTTGATCTGCGCCGGCGCTGGTGCAGGAATGCGGCGCCATTCTGCCGCCCGCCGGGGCTAGCAATGAAACTGGTCCACGGGCTCGCCTTCGATAATATACGCGGCGATATCTATGGTGGTCTCACAGCCGCCGTGGTCGCCCTGCCGCTGGCGTTGGCGTTTGGCGTTGCCTCCGGCGCCGGGCCAATGGCCGGGCTGTACGGCGCCATCATTGTCGGCTTTTTTGCCGCCCTTCTCGGCGGCACGCCAAGTCAAATTTCCGGCCCAACCGGGCCCATGACCGTGGTCATGGCGGTGATCTTCCTGCGCTATGCCGATCAGCCGGGCACCGCTTTTACGGTCGTGCTCATGGGCGGGCTATTGCAAATTCTTTTCGGTGCGCTTCGTGTCGGTCGCTATATCAACCTGGTACCGTTTCCGGTGGTATCCGGCTTCATGAGCGGCATCGGCTGTATCATTATCATCCTGCAATTGGCGCCGTTGATAGGGCAAAGCCATCCCGGCGCAAATGTTGTGCAAAGCCTGGGTGCCCTGCCCAGCGATATCGCCGCACTCAATTGGCAGGCCGCGTTGATCGCCTGCGTGACGCTGGGCATCGTCTATTTCACGCCACGGCCTATCCAGCGCCTCGTGCCGACTCCGCTGATTGCCCTGGTGATCGGCACCATCGTGGTGTGGCTGTTTCTTGCCGGTGTGCCGACCCTGGGTGAGATTCCAACCGGCCTGCCTGAACTGCAATTGCCGTCGCTCGATTGGCTGACGCTCAGCGACATGGTGGGCTCGGCCCTGATGCTGGCGCTGTTGGGATCGATCGACAGCCTGTTGACTTCTTTGGTTGCCGATAGCGTTACACGGAGCCAGCACAATTCAGACCGCGAACTTATCGGCCAAGGCATCGGCAATTTTCTCGCCGGCCTGTTTGGCGCCATTCCCGGTGCCGGCGCCACGATGCGCACGGTCGTCAATGTGCGCGCCGGCGGGCGCACACCGATTTCGGGCATGGTGCATTCGCTGGTGTTGCTCGCCGTGGTGTTGGGCGCCGGGCCAATTGCCTCGCATATGCCGCACGCTGTGCTGGCCGGCATTCTGGTCAAGGTTGGCATCGATATTATCGATTGGGGTTATCTCCGGCGCATCGCGCGAGCGCCGCGCGCCGGCATCGCCATCATGGGCGTGGTGCTGGGATTAACTGTGTTCGTCGATCTGATCATTGCGGTCGCGGTCGGCATCGTCTCGGCCAGCCTGTTGTTCGTCAAGCGCATGTCCGATTTGCAGTTGGAGAATGTGCACGAGGTTTCAGAAGACCGGCCGCTCACGCCTGAAGAGGCGGATATATTAGAGCGCCACGCAGACGACATCATAATCTACTACATTTCCGGGCCGATGAGTTTTGGCGCCGCCAAAGGCCTGACGCGGCGCGTCGCCGTCACCGGCGAATTCAAAGTGTTGGTGCTTGATCTCTCAGACGTGACGTTTATCGATACCAGCGCGTCGCTCGCCATCGAAGATGCCATGGCTAATGCTACGGAGTTGGGCCTGGACGCGCTCCTCGTCGGCCTACGCCCGCGCGTACGCAATACGCTGGAACGGCTCGGCGTCATCCACAACATTCCCGCGCATCATTGTTTAGAGACCCGCGCCGAGGCGCTGACCTACGCCGCGGAATTGCTCGCCAAGCGCGGCTAAGTCGGACGACTAATGGGCGGCTCGCTCAGCCGACCTTGCACATCATGCCGCCATCGATCGGCAGCACATGGCCGGTAATGTAACTGGCGCGATCGGAGCATAGCCAGACCACGGCCTCGGCCACTTCGTTTGCTTCGCCGACGCGGCCCATCGGCACGCCGAGCGCGGCTTTGTCGACATCGCCGCTCCAATCGCGCAGCATCATCGGCGTGCGGATCGGCCCCGGCGCGATGGCGTTGACGCGGATGTTCTTTTTCGCGAGTTCGAGCGCGGCGGTTTTTGTCAGGCCAGAAATGGCGTGCTTGGCCGCGATATAGGTCGAGCGCTCGGGGCCGGCATTCAGGCCCCAGACCGACGTGGCATTGACGATTGAACCGCCGCCGCCGGCGATCATTGCTGGGATCTCATGCTTCATGCAGGCGAGGATGCTGAACAAATTGACGTCATAGGCGGCTTTCACCTCCGCCAAATCGACGTCCTGAACGGG
Coding sequences within it:
- a CDS encoding glucose 1-dehydrogenase encodes the protein MRAINRVEGKQDMMLQGKVGVVTGATAGLGRAAAFAMAREGAAVVVTGREPSEGDPMVAEIHELGGRAVFETVDVIDEAAIARMVARALDEYGRLDIAYNNAGIESPACPVQDVDLAEVKAAYDVNLFSILACMKHEIPAMIAGGGGSIVNATSVWGLNAGPERSTYIAAKHAISGLTKTAALELAKKNIRVNAIAPGPIRTPMMLRDWSGDVDKAALGVPMGRVGEANEVAEAVVWLCSDRASYITGHVLPIDGGMMCKVG
- a CDS encoding SDR family NAD(P)-dependent oxidoreductase — its product is MGRLEDRVIIVTGAGASGEGIGNGKACAIHYAREGARVVAVDINKSAVEETANIITEEGNSVLTILCDVTDNSSVSAMVAACLKIYGRIDVLHNNVGILDVNGPVSLPEAMWDKIIDTNVKSMFLTCKHVLPVMEKQGKGAIVNISSVAGIRYWGTPAIAYDTSKAAILQFTRTVALEYAAKGIRANSILPGVIDTPLINASLEEINDPAEVERIRQERHAMIPIGRMGDPFEIAKAAAFLASDDASYITGTELIVDGGLTSTCIPTW
- a CDS encoding cupin domain-containing protein, which encodes MTQTSPNAVNLLGEFENVTEYWSPQIVGQVNDQYVKIAKAKGVLAWHKHDEEDELFYICKGSLKIEYEDSEVILNEGDFHIVPKGKMHNPVAESECWIMLIETVTAAHTGDVVIERTKSIAAQRKRR
- a CDS encoding flavohemoglobin expression-modulating QEGLA motif protein; translated protein: MNATAEFSSRERDRIIEAAAALREAERPVRMLRSVAWPEDAYEAFMAKRACALPQVTYTQIRPDETHERTRAARALIDGSSPVHHWLSRVADVVDTGANMVGAVGTKEFFELSAELYGAPNAAMVDKVTRPIDLAQALDGVLAGFKHQDLHLDESPIEYSATELVEQIRPQVVAHFGAAAPRLEIMDHLSAKAIAGGRYIRFRSDAVFSDRDCAQLIQHEAFVHIGTTLNGHEQKRMPLLAAGHPGTTRTQEGLAVFAEIISGAMDPSRMRRLADRVIAIQMAIDGADFLEIYKFFFERTDSTRQSFENARRVVRGGLVTGGAPFTKDVVYLEGLLRVHNFLRVAVQLDRLDCIRLLFCGKLNIEDLPAICILVQEGLCQFPRYLPPWVKDLRFLVSYLAYSAFLNQVNLGAIREHYVDVLQHAPKVPTPSD
- a CDS encoding nitroreductase family deazaflavin-dependent oxidoreductase; the encoded protein is MPEYIPSPIDWVREQIKLYESSGGTEGTTLKDTGLPCIVITHKGNKTGGVRKIALMTVKVGDGYVLIGSNGGAPTHPVWIYNFRANPDVEIRDKTKVQKMRLREVHDDPEREKLWQAGVKAFPPYEEYKAKTSRKIAVFIAEPI
- a CDS encoding SulP family inorganic anion transporter → MKLVHGLAFDNIRGDIYGGLTAAVVALPLALAFGVASGAGPMAGLYGAIIVGFFAALLGGTPSQISGPTGPMTVVMAVIFLRYADQPGTAFTVVLMGGLLQILFGALRVGRYINLVPFPVVSGFMSGIGCIIIILQLAPLIGQSHPGANVVQSLGALPSDIAALNWQAALIACVTLGIVYFTPRPIQRLVPTPLIALVIGTIVVWLFLAGVPTLGEIPTGLPELQLPSLDWLTLSDMVGSALMLALLGSIDSLLTSLVADSVTRSQHNSDRELIGQGIGNFLAGLFGAIPGAGATMRTVVNVRAGGRTPISGMVHSLVLLAVVLGAGPIASHMPHAVLAGILVKVGIDIIDWGYLRRIARAPRAGIAIMGVVLGLTVFVDLIIAVAVGIVSASLLFVKRMSDLQLENVHEVSEDRPLTPEEADILERHADDIIIYYISGPMSFGAAKGLTRRVAVTGEFKVLVLDLSDVTFIDTSASLAIEDAMANATELGLDALLVGLRPRVRNTLERLGVIHNIPAHHCLETRAEALTYAAELLAKRG